In the genome of Bremerella sp. P1, the window AACGAGACCTAGTTCAAACCGGAAGCCGACAAGTTCGACTTGCCCAGGCCTTCTTTGATGTCTGGCTTCAGGATATGGGACGGCATCTTGATGCGCGAGAACCACTTCGGATCAGGATGAATGTGCTTGAGCACGGCGGCTTGAATCGTTTCATCTTCTTCACTTTGGAAATTGCTAGGTGCTCCGCGTGCGTACTCGCTTTTGAAGACCACATCGTTGCCCGTCTTTAGCACGAAGCTATGGATCCAGGGACGGAACTTTACTTTCTCGGTAGGACCGGTCGGACGACCACCAAAGGGTCGAGGTCTGGGAGGAAGGGTAATGCCACCAAGCGTCCGGGCCTTCTCGGTGTAGTACTCTTCTTCCTTTTCTTCTCCTTCCTTCACGCTGATGTCTAGCACGATGCTCGCGTTGTTGTTATTCACCCAGCCAACCTCTTGAAGCTTGGCATTGACGGCATCTTCGATCTGCCGCTGATCGTCGGCCGGTACATTGGCGAACTGATAATTCACGCGAACCGCACTTCCGGGTGACACCGCGTACAGCGACTTGGGATCGACCGTTTCCGCCGAACGAATGGCTGCCTCGTGGGGCAACTTGGTGATGGTCAACTGGCTTGTTTGCTTATCGCCGAAACAGGCAAACATACGACCGGCATAGATCTGCTTGGTCGAAGCCCGGGTGTTGTAGGTCCACAGGGGCAGGCCCTTCTCGATATCGTAGATGGTCTCCTTCAGTTTGACGTAATCACCCAGCCAACTCAGCTCGCCGTCGCCTGTTTCCGACACAGGGATGGTCTTGAGATGCGAGCCGTCGTCCATGCTGTAGATGACTAACTTGTCCCACAACTTCACGGCAACTCGTTTCCCGTCAGGCGAAAGAGCGGCTCGTTCGACATTGGATTCCGGGGCGATACTTCCGACGATGTTGCCGTTGGTCGTGTCCAAAAAGCCGACATACTTCTCGGCAGGAAACGCCATGAGCTCGCCGGCCGGCGAAAAGCTGACGTGCAGCGAATGGCCCAGTTCGGCTTGTTGCACTGCTCGCGGCACCGATCCGCTCAGATCCCAGAACGTCAGCTTTTTATCCTTGGTGATGACGGCAAGTCGGTTATTGGGGAGGAACTCTGCCGAGACAAATTCCTTCCAGTCGCCGCCACCTACGGTGAACTCGTACAGGGGCGTGATCGTTTGGCCGTCGATGTTAAACAAGGCGAGATCATTACCGGTGTCCCATCCTTCGATACGAACGGCTGCGAACATCGCGGCATTAGGAGCCATGGCGACAATGCGATAAGGGTTTTCAAACTCGGCAACCGGCGAGGTCTGCTGCGTGTTGGGATCCACAATGACGAAACGACCGTAGTTGTCGTCTGCCTTGCGGCCTTCCTGGTAAACGTTGAGAATCACCGTCGGTGTTCGACCGGCAATGCCCATGGCCATCTTGCCGAAGAAAGGCTTGGCCAACGAAACCGGG includes:
- a CDS encoding SHD1 domain-containing protein, with product MNPARFLFHRYALILAICGVSFPTIAWSGEPTGALSKYAETRTWVDGTGNFQIGGTLKFADDKQVQILKADGRVVTVPLDKLSEKDQKFIDEFLKAEAAQNDPNNPFAGGQPENPFAGGQPAAAMPATPKVDPLQAARNSKVNKVNVTTGGARPLNLAPSREFWSVKAPVALPEISLQDSIIPVSLAKPFFGKMAMGIAGRTPTVILNVYQEGRKADDNYGRFVIVDPNTQQTSPVAEFENPYRIVAMAPNAAMFAAVRIEGWDTGNDLALFNIDGQTITPLYEFTVGGGDWKEFVSAEFLPNNRLAVITKDKKLTFWDLSGSVPRAVQQAELGHSLHVSFSPAGELMAFPAEKYVGFLDTTNGNIVGSIAPESNVERAALSPDGKRVAVKLWDKLVIYSMDDGSHLKTIPVSETGDGELSWLGDYVKLKETIYDIEKGLPLWTYNTRASTKQIYAGRMFACFGDKQTSQLTITKLPHEAAIRSAETVDPKSLYAVSPGSAVRVNYQFANVPADDQRQIEDAVNAKLQEVGWVNNNNASIVLDISVKEGEEKEEEYYTEKARTLGGITLPPRPRPFGGRPTGPTEKVKFRPWIHSFVLKTGNDVVFKSEYARGAPSNFQSEEDETIQAAVLKHIHPDPKWFSRIKMPSHILKPDIKEGLGKSNLSASGLN